Below is a window of Candidatus Methylomirabilota bacterium DNA.
CGGTCGGCGCCGAAGCAGGCGATGGCGCGGCGGCCCCGGGCCACAATCTCGTCCACGCTCTCCACGCGCTCGTGCTTCTGGTTCACCACCCCGACCCCGACGCGCGTCGTCGACGGAAGCACCTTCAATACCTCGATCTCGCCCGCCCGCTC
It encodes the following:
- a CDS encoding 5-methyltetrahydropteroyltriglutamate--homocysteine methyltransferase; its protein translation is ERAGEIEVLKVLPSTTRVGVGVVNQKHERVESVDEIVARGRRAIACFGADRVLLAPDCGFATFADNPLASARVAEAKLLAISRAAAILRRG